From Streptomyces fungicidicus, one genomic window encodes:
- a CDS encoding GroES family chaperonin, whose protein sequence is MSAKRHEHGSQDDKLPIRMLHDRVLVRQDTSEGERRSGGGILIPATAAVGRRLAWAEVVAVGQNVRTVEPGDRVLYDPEDRAEVEVRGTAYVLMRERDLHAVAADRFEGSEDSTGLYL, encoded by the coding sequence GTGAGCGCCAAGAGACACGAGCACGGTTCCCAGGACGACAAGCTGCCCATCCGGATGCTGCACGATCGCGTACTCGTGCGGCAGGACACCAGTGAGGGCGAACGGCGTTCCGGGGGCGGCATCCTGATTCCCGCGACGGCGGCGGTGGGCCGCCGGCTGGCGTGGGCCGAGGTCGTCGCGGTGGGGCAGAACGTACGGACCGTGGAGCCGGGTGACCGGGTGTTGTACGACCCGGAGGACCGGGCGGAGGTCGAGGTGCGGGGCACGGCGTACGTGCTGATGCGGGAGCGCGATCTGCACGCCGTGGCCGCGGACCGTTTCGAGGGTTCCGAGGATTCGACCGGTTTGTACCTGTAG